Below is a genomic region from Streptomyces ferrugineus.
ATCGCCGGACAGCTGTGGGTCCTGCGCCCCGAACACGGGCCCTCGGACGTCGAGACGGACCTCGCCCAGCTCGCCGACGCCGGGCTGATCTGCCGTTACACGGGGCCGGACGACAAGCGCTACCTGCACATCGTCACCTGGCACCAGCACCAGAAGATCAACCGGCCCAGCAAGAGCCGCCTCCCCACCTGCTCCCACCACGACGCCACCGTCGGCACCGCGCCAGGCGTCGCCGCGCTGGCTGCGGGGGCTGGCATCACGGATCCCTCACCGTTCCCTCACGAAACCCTCCGTGAAGGCTCCGGAGAAGTACGCAAGCCCGCGCTGAATCCCGGCGCAGATGGAGAATTTGCAGGTCAGAGCCGTTTCACGGAGCCCTCCGTGAGGGAGCGCGGAGGACTCCGTGAGGCGGCAGTGACGCCTCACGGTACGGATCTAGGACCTAGGACCATGGATCTAGGAGATACCCCTTCGGGGGGCGCGAGCGCCCCCGCGCCCGACACCGTCTCGGCTCAGCAGCTCATTCGCGAATACGTCGCCGGGTGCAACCACCGCCCGCCGAGCGACTTCCTGGGCCACCTCAGCCGGGTGGTGAGCAAGCTGCTCGACGAGGGCATCGCCCCCGCCCACATCCGAGCCGGACTCGAACGCCACCGCGCCAAGGGCCTGCACCCCAGCACCCTGCCGAGCCTCGTCCACGAGGCCATGAACGCGACCCCCACGATGCCGACGACGCCGGTTGTCCACAGGGCGTGGACGAACCCGACCGATGTCGAAGCCGCCTTCGGAGGTGACCTCTGACCGCCACCCTCACCCGCGAGCCCCACCGGGTCGGCGCGATTGCCGACCGGCTCGACGGCATCCTGGCCGGCCGCGGCATCGACCCCGCCACCGTCGCCGCCGAGGAGCCGCAGGCCGAGCCCGTCACCGCGCTGGAGCTCGCCGACGCCCGGATCCCCGCCCGCTACCGCCGTGCCCTGGCCGACTACCCGCAGGTCATCGCCTGGGCCGACGAGATCGCCCGCGCTGGACGCCCCGGCCCCGGTGGACCCGGCATCGCCGAAGGCCCGTCGCTCCTGATCGCCGGCCCCACCGGCACCGGCAAGACCTACCAGGCATACGGCGCCATCCGGACCCTCCTCGGCCGTGGCGTCCGCCTGCGCTGGGAAGCGACCACCAGCGCTGACCTGCACGCGCGCCTGCGTCCTCGTGCTGGTCACGACTCCGAACGGGACCTGCAGACGCTCGTCCGCTGCCCACTGCTGCTCCTGGACGACCTCGGCGCGGCCAAGACCAGCGAATGGACCGAGGAGCTCACCTACCGGCTGATCAACCACCGGTACGAGCACATGCTTCCCACCCTCATCACCACCAACCTCCCCACCGCCGAGCTACGCACCGCACTCGGCGACCGCGTCGCCTCCCGCCTCGCCGAGATGACCGAACGCGTCGTCCTCACCGGCCCCGACCGACGCCGTACCGCGCCCGCCGCCTGACGGCAGCCCACGTCTCCCCCTCCCTTCACCTCACCTCACCCCGCCCGCGCACAGGCATGCCCTCGCACGCGCGGGCGCCCTTGGAGAGCCCCTGCATGACACCTGGCAACACCCTGCCCACAAGCGCCGAAGAGACTCCGGCAGCATCCCTGGCGCACTGGATCACCTCGCCCACCGCAGCCGTACTGCTGCTGGCGGTCCTCGCCCTGACCGCTGGATGGCGGTGGCAGCGCGCCCGCAAGCCCGGCAACGGACAGCGCCGTCGCACCGCCGCGATCCCGGTTGCCGCCGTCGCCGCGATCGGCTGCACCGCCTACAGCGCGGACACCAGCTGGCGGTTCGCCGCCGACTACCTCGACATGGGCGGCACCATCGAGCGCGCCGCGATGTTCGCCGTCGCCGAACTCGCCTTGTTCTCCACCGCGCTGATGGCCCGGGCCAACCTCAACGGGCCGAAGCAGGCGCCCGGTCTGCCCGGCACCCTCACCTGGGTGATCACCGGCGTGCAGATCGTGCCCGCCTACGCCGAGTCCGGGCTGGTCGGCGGAACCGTGCGGGCCTTCGTCGGCCCGGTCCTGGCGGCGATGCTGTGGCACCTGGCCATGGG
It encodes:
- a CDS encoding ATP-binding protein → MTATLTREPHRVGAIADRLDGILAGRGIDPATVAAEEPQAEPVTALELADARIPARYRRALADYPQVIAWADEIARAGRPGPGGPGIAEGPSLLIAGPTGTGKTYQAYGAIRTLLGRGVRLRWEATTSADLHARLRPRAGHDSERDLQTLVRCPLLLLDDLGAAKTSEWTEELTYRLINHRYEHMLPTLITTNLPTAELRTALGDRVASRLAEMTERVVLTGPDRRRTAPAA